The following coding sequences are from one Shewanella violacea DSS12 window:
- the msrQ gene encoding protein-methionine-sulfoxide reductase heme-binding subunit MsrQ — MRLTSKHLFGLKVVIHLFALWPICYLITSVMSGAAGGDPVQYIIHYTGVGALNTLIVLLTISPLARRFKQGILIQTRRLIGLYVFAYASLHILAFISLDLLFEWSLLFEEILKRPYILVGTLAYLILIALSVTSHKIIKKKMGRSWQKLHNWVYVVAMLVPIHFYWSVKSEIIEPGIYILIVIGLLSLRLTIGKNLSHTFTRLRLKLNGQ; from the coding sequence ATGCGGTTAACATCGAAACATCTTTTTGGGCTTAAAGTCGTCATACATCTGTTTGCATTATGGCCCATCTGTTATCTGATCACCTCTGTGATGTCCGGGGCCGCTGGAGGAGATCCTGTGCAGTATATTATTCATTATACAGGCGTAGGTGCACTCAATACCTTAATTGTCTTACTGACTATCTCCCCCTTGGCTCGTCGATTTAAACAAGGCATATTAATACAGACTCGTCGTCTCATTGGCCTTTATGTATTTGCCTATGCCAGCTTGCATATTCTGGCGTTTATTAGTTTAGATCTCTTGTTCGAGTGGTCACTCCTATTTGAGGAAATCCTTAAGCGTCCCTACATATTAGTCGGGACTCTGGCTTACCTTATCTTAATTGCCTTGTCGGTTACGTCACATAAAATCATCAAGAAGAAAATGGGCAGGAGTTGGCAAAAATTACATAACTGGGTTTATGTGGTGGCCATGCTAGTACCCATTCACTTCTATTGGTCAGTAAAGTCTGAAATTATCGAGCCAGGTATCTATATTTTAATCGTGATTGGTTTATTGAGCTTGAGGCTCACGATAGGTAAAAATTTATCCCACACATTCACTCGATTAAGACTAAAGTTGAACGGCCAGTAA
- the msrP gene encoding protein-methionine-sulfoxide reductase catalytic subunit MsrP — MHFHKKPSWDKLKDSDVTPESVFNDRRRILKQMGFLGAGALLSSNANAGIFDLFGDKKETQQFIRSDLPYTQNIEYDSVLNGGLTPESKITSHNNFYEFGTSKQDPAENSQGFDVDPWQLVIEGEVEHPLRLNLDDLTHLIALEERTYRLRCVEAWSMVVPWVGFPLASLLKKAGVKSNATHVAFETLFDPEQMPGQKSRLMGGGIHYPYVEGLTINEAMNDLSFLALGLYGKTLPPQNGAPIRLVVPWKYGFKSIKSIVRIRVMDRQPPTSWNQLASNEYGFYANVNPNVDHPRWSQATERRIGEGGLFSARRINTQMFNGYGEQVANLYQGLDLKRHF, encoded by the coding sequence ATGCATTTCCATAAAAAACCATCTTGGGACAAGTTAAAAGATTCTGATGTGACTCCAGAATCTGTATTCAATGACCGTAGGCGAATCTTAAAACAGATGGGGTTTCTGGGTGCTGGTGCCTTGTTATCGTCAAATGCTAATGCAGGGATTTTTGACCTGTTCGGTGATAAAAAAGAGACACAGCAATTTATACGTTCAGATTTACCCTACACACAAAATATTGAGTATGACTCTGTGTTAAATGGTGGGCTGACTCCTGAAAGTAAAATCACCAGCCACAATAATTTCTATGAGTTTGGTACCAGCAAACAGGACCCTGCTGAAAATTCTCAGGGATTTGATGTCGATCCATGGCAACTGGTTATCGAAGGAGAGGTTGAACATCCGTTGAGGTTAAATTTAGACGACTTAACTCACTTGATAGCCTTGGAAGAGCGGACCTACCGTCTTCGCTGCGTCGAAGCTTGGTCTATGGTGGTGCCTTGGGTGGGATTTCCTCTGGCTAGCTTATTGAAAAAGGCTGGAGTCAAGAGTAATGCAACTCATGTTGCTTTCGAAACCTTGTTTGATCCTGAGCAGATGCCAGGACAGAAGAGTCGCTTAATGGGGGGCGGGATCCATTATCCTTATGTGGAAGGCTTAACCATTAATGAAGCGATGAATGATCTGTCTTTCTTGGCCCTTGGTTTATATGGCAAGACACTGCCACCACAGAATGGTGCGCCTATTCGTTTGGTGGTGCCCTGGAAGTACGGTTTCAAAAGCATTAAGTCCATTGTCAGGATCAGAGTCATGGATAGACAGCCGCCGACTAGCTGGAATCAACTAGCATCCAATGAGTATGGTTTCTATGCCAACGTAAACCCAAATGTCGACCATCCTCGTTGGTCTCAGGCTACCGAGAGACGTATAGGCGAGGGCGGGCTTTTTTCTGCTAGGCGAATTAACACGCAAATGTTCAACGGTTATGGGGAGCAGGTGGCAAATTTATATCAGGGATTAGATTTGAAAAGGCATTTTTAG